The Cucurbita pepo subsp. pepo cultivar mu-cu-16 chromosome LG18, ASM280686v2, whole genome shotgun sequence nucleotide sequence TTGGTGGAGAAATTCTATCGGACAAGTGGAAATGTAGAAGCTTTGGGATATTGCAACCGTgatagattttttttgaatgGTCTCTTTTCTCTCTGCCAACATCAAGTCTATGTTGacagaaacaagaaacacTGAAGTGTCGATTTAGACAGTAAAGCGCCAATAATATCAAATTGCAATGAAGTTCTAAATACAAAGTAGAAAGGGTACAAAAGAAATCTTGATGCTTCAGCTTCACGCGTAGTTGGTGTGCTCTTTGTAGAGAGGCAGAAGAAACCAAATCGCACTTGCTGTTTTGGTTCCTATAGTATTAACTTTTGCCTTTCTCTCTTCCGCatctttaatatctttttgtcTGGGATTACTCAACTAATGACAATATGATACATGCTAGGTGGTCtcaatttgaaaggaaatgcCAAGACTATGGTTAAATGCAGTCAGAGCAATTTGATTGGTTTTGTTATGGTTATAAAGGAATACTCGAATTTTCAGTGACAAGGTTAGAAGGTCTCTGGTTTAGCTGAGCTCCACGTCTAATATGCTTCATTGTGTTTCTTATCTTATATTCTTTGCAAGTATTCTCCTATTATAATAAGTTCAGTTTGGGTTGCTTTCTTTAACCCTCAAGGGAGATAATAGATTTCGGATGtatattcattttataaaataaaaaatagcaATATTGGAATTATTTGGTAAGGCTATTTTCTATATGGTGCAAATTTTCAAGGGTCTAATATTTAGGATAACTCCTAAGCATTCATGTAAAGAAGGATAAATCTTACGTAGGGTCTagtatttgtattttaacattttcgatataaatatttaataaccACTAAAACTATGCTTTCGTGTCCCATAGATAGAAATTTGTTCAGGAAACATGATGTTAAATGATATGTGTTGTTTTTCAGTTAGAAATTATGTTTTCCTCCTTCACAAAAGCTGGTGCCTTATTCGTGCAGCTATGTGCATGGATCTCCATTGTTAGAAATCTCAAGTGCATTTGAATCCCGAGAAAGGGCTGAAAAATTAGCCGCCGCTATTGGAAGGATCTTGCTATTGGACCTTGTCATCAGAAATGAAGATCGGCTCCCTTGTCGTCTTCTTCGTTGGCGTGGAAATTCTGCAAATTTGCTTTTGGCTGATAGAATGGCGTGTCCCAATTTGAATGCATTTGAGGAAGCCTTTGATTCTGCCATTAAACGGTACAGACCAAAAGTCATTTCAACgcttcaaaaagaaagaaggggaaCTTCAATGGACAATCGACCAAGTTCTAGTTCAGGGTTGGTTTCAGAGACCTCTGAACTTTCTGATAATGTTGAATCCCCAAAATCTAGTAACCTAAGTGTTAAAAGTCAAATATCAGATGAAGTAATGCTTTGTGATTTTAACATTGTGGCTATTGACTCTGGTGTTCCTCGTCGTCCTCCTGCTGGAAAACGTGCTAATGACCAGTCAATTTACCCAAAATTAGTTGAGTTGTTACTCAACAGTTCCGAGTTCTCCTCTAATCTATTGCATGACATTACGGGAGGGAAATTAGGGTTCCCTTCATTAGCTGATGCCAACTTAACTTCTGGCATACAGCTTACAGATATGAGTTCTATTGTCCATGAATTTCGGTATGGGTTTCGTGCTGCTCTTAGGGACTTGCAAGGATTTCACATATTTTTGCTTACCCTTCACCAAAAGTTAGACAACTCATTACGAGCATTCAtgaatatcataaataaatttcccTTGGGGGAATCCGATAAAGAGGACTCGGGGGTTCCTGAGTCCCATTTGCAGGCTTCTACCACTATTCATTGTTTATCTCCACGGGGTAAGGAACGAGTCTCCAGTGACGGTAATATAGATGTTACAGAGTCAGCTCCAAGATCATCATCGTCAGGAAATAGAGAAAGCTCAGACTTATCTTCTCCCTTGTCACGAGATAGCTCACAAGGAAAGTTACACAGGGGAGGTGCAGAGCCCATTCATAGCCTTCGTTTGACTGCAAAGCTTCGAGACTTCCATAAATTTGCCAAGGTATACTTTATGAAGTCATTGATcgctctgtctctctctcttaattaTTGGAATATCTTTGCCATGTCATATATCTATGGTCAATTTAGAAAAGCAATTGCATCATGAAATGTTCGctcatgaaaaatatataaaatcgTTCGACTGGAgatcctttgttttttattgatgaatgATATCATACTGGCATGCATGgtctcttctttctctagCTTTTATACTATCTTGTGAGTTGTGAGGAATTTAAAAGTCATAACGGGTTCATTTCCGACGACGACCACAAACATGGTAGGTCATAAATTACTAGAGAATTCTTTTGGTTATGTGCAAATGTGCGGCCGTTCAGTGGCCATCATCAACATAAATATGATTTCCTACGTTCTCTCTGCATAGGTTGATGCtgaatcaaataaagaatTGGATATGTGGAATGAAGTGTTGAAGAATGAAGCTGTTAAACTCTGCCAGgagaataaatttaatacTGGGTTTTTTGAGGGCAGCGATAGTCATGGAGTTGTGGATGCTTATGAATTGAAGGTAAAATATTCTGTTCCACTCAGTCTGATATCTTATTTGTATCCATAGAGCCAAATAACTTAATCTTTTGATTGATATATATTTCAGGTGAGACTTGAGCACATTCTTGAAAGGATTGCACTGATATCTGAGGCTGCAAATACAGAAAGGCCTTCTTCAGTTACACCTGCCTTGTTTATAGGTGGTGCCTTGGCTGCAAGATCTGTTTACACTCTTCAGCATCTAGGAGTTACTCATATTTTATGTCTCTGCTCCAATGAAATTGGGCAGTCAGATTCTCAGTTTCCTGATCTATTTGAATACAAGAACTTTTCAGTAAGTGCTTTTTTCCTGCCATATCTAATTCCGTTTCTGAttctttttctcctctatttcttttcCTGCCATATCTAATTATGTTGCCCACTAAAACAGATAAGTGACAATGAAGACTCAAACATCAGCAGTATCTTTGAGGAAGCttctgattttgttgatgacgTTGAAAGAAAGGGTGGGAAGGTCCTGGTTCACTGTTTTGAAGGGAAAAGCAGAAGTGCCACATTAGTTCTTGCTTACTTGATGCTCAGAAAGTAAGTTCAATTGCGATTTGTTTATTGTTACAATAATTTACGACCCCCCCCCtcatcttcgtcttcttcttcttcttctttcttcacaNTATTATACAACGATGCAGGAAATACACACTGCTAAAAGCATGGAATGCTTTGAAACGAGTTCACCGTCGAGCTCAGCCTAATGATGGGTTTGCTAAAACTTTGTTAGAATTAGATCGAAGAATACATGGAAAAGTTTCCATGGAGTGGCAGTCACGAAAACCAACTATGAAAGTCTGCCCAATTTGTGGGAAAAATGCTGGACTGAGCAGTAGCTCACTGAAACTTCATCTGCAAAAATCACACAAGAAGCTATCATCTGGGAGCGTAGACAGTGCAATGACCATGGAAATACAGAAAGCACTAACAGCTCTGAAAATCAGTCGTGGCGGAAGCGTGAGCCCAACCCAGAGGCAATCTCTTCTGATCTTAGATGAATAGGCATATGGAGTTATTAATGTAAGTGCAAAAAGCGTCGGCCCAACACAGGAGTCTCTTTTAGATTCATTCCCTGCCAGCCAGGTAAATGAGCGTAGGGATGACGGGAATTGCATGCGAGCTACTAATGCAAGACTGATCTCATTGATCACTTGTTTTAGCTTGTAACATCGCATTAGCACGTCTTACAATGTTTGGCCAATTCTTTTCTCTTGGTAAACCTGTTGAAAGTAGGAACTGTAACTGAGGAATTCTTTTAGTTTGTTTTGGTTCCTTCTCTTGGTTTGTTTTGGTTCATGTACTTTCACAAGATTCTTTGGGCAATCGTtaaaattccataaataatttctaatttatataattagtCCCTTCTTAAGATAACTGTTTCATTGTGTGATCCCGGCCGGGAACGAGAGTGGTTAAGGAAACAATGGACCGTCGGCATTCTTTTGCTCATTATGCAGGGTGCGACACACActtaaaatcgaaacaaaCAAAACGCATCGGCAATGACCTGTCAAATCTCGAAAACCTTTAATGACCAAAGGCagtttcttgtcttcttttaaatattccaACTTGAGAACAGTAGTATTTCATTCATACTACCAGATCCAGAACTAGCTAGCAGCCATTTAGAAGTAAACTACGACCGAATAgcactttttccattttttttttctcgagtaTACAacccattaaattaaatcagaTGAAAAGTGGCAAATACATTTTATGACCTGGTATGATTATCATCtctttgaaataaaatgagcTACCTTCACACGGGGATAGCATCCGGCAAGGACTCGGGAGCACCACTGCTGCCGTTGAGTACTGTCACGTTTCCGTCGGAATCAACATCCACTATTACCGAGTCGCCCTCTTTGATCTCCCTTGCCAGCATTTTCTCAGCCATGCTGTCCTCCAAAAGCCTCATTATGGCCCTTCTCAATGGTC carries:
- the LOC111780410 gene encoding dual specificity protein phosphatase PHS1; protein product: MEKHHHLQHQDIKDEPKDLDLDLGSDEPDLTPLPLTVTSRVLHMLGDIAAGPAYRFSQWLELVRKRSGKHRASGFHNRPHPPFDMPFGAEQLFNESISLPAPEHSTETNLWDRLAKASMLDIESSSFSWDRLLSLHRTEHSSSTEQSEDEMNKALEVTVNSGGVVFFALFNQLVYDDNLPKEAAAVIKISSSRMATQSERLGYEFAKWLGVQTPQARVIHNSSTEWLQIKEAAEKARDIACLEGDEVGEMTCSELLEALEFSRCLFLMSYVHGSPLLEISSAFESRERAEKLAAAIGRILLLDLVIRNEDRLPCRLLRWRGNSANLLLADRMACPNLNAFEEAFDSAIKRYRPKVISTLQKERRGTSMDNRPSSSSGLVSETSELSDNVESPKSSNLSVKSQISDEVMLCDFNIVAIDSGVPRRPPAGKRANDQSIYPKLVELLLNSSEFSSNLLHDITGGKLGFPSLADANLTSGIQLTDMSSIVHEFRYGFRAALRDLQGFHIFLLTLHQKLDNSLRAFMNIINKFPLGESDKEDSGVPESHLQASTTIHCLSPRGKERVSSDGNIDVTESAPRSSSSGNRESSDLSSPLSRDSSQGKLHRGGAEPIHSLRLTAKLRDFHKFAKVDAESNKELDMWNEVLKNEAVKLCQENKFNTGFFEGSDSHGVVDAYELKVRLEHILERIALISEAANTERPSSVTPALFIGGALAARSVYTLQHLGVTHILCLCSNEIGQSDSQFPDLFEYKNFSISDNEDSNISSIFEEASDFVDDVERKGGKVLVHCFEGKSRSATLVLAYLMLRKKYTLLKAWNALKRVHRRAQPNDGFAKTLLELDRRIHGKVSMEWQSRKPTMKVCPICGKNAGLSSSSLKLHLQKSHKKLSSGSVDSAMTMEIQKALTALKISRGGSVSPTQRQSLLILDE